The DNA window TGATGATGGGGAAAGGCTTCCATCGTAGGTTCCGCCACCAGAGCTAAACGTAAAATCAAAAGAGTCGAGAGTGGCACCTGTCGCTACTATGTGACTAGCGTGTACGGAACCTAGCCAAAACAAACAAATAAACAAACAAACAAACTGTTTCATTTTTTTCTCCAAAGTTTAAAATAATAATGCACTCATAATCAAGCAATATTGACGCCAGCCTCATATCTTATTGACTTTAATGGATTATTTATTTGTCTATCTAGGTGTGCATACTAAAGTGTAAAAAAACTTACAATTGTAATGATGTAGATTTTCAGAATGTTTTGCACTTGGGACGAGGTCGCTGCCTCAAACCCGAATTGCACAATACCAACAGCATCACGCTGCATCACAAGACCCGACTGACACCAAACCCACGGAACAACCACGTTATCTGATGCCCTTTGGCTCAAGTGACGACAACAATGCTATCGCATTTACACTGTACGACTATTTGGAACTTGCCGATTGGAGTGGGCGAGCGATACACCCTAATAAAAGTGGTTCGATTGACGACTCAAACCCGAAACTGATTGATAGGCTAGGGATTAGTCCAGACGATTGGATAGAAGTGATAAAGAACTTTAGGCGGCAATATGGTCACTTTGCTGGTAGCGAATACGCGTTGCGCCAATGTGCAAACGACCATGGACAATGTTGGCATAAAGGTGTCGGTTAACACACCAAGATAAATACATACCCCAACAGCCTTGAGGCTGGCTTTGCCATGCCTGAGATTCGACAATTGTGAGTACATTTGGCATGAGTTATCTAACAAAAAATTAAATCTAATAAAAACATCAATACAGAGACCAACTGAGAGAAGTTAGTAGCCAATTGACTCAAGAAGTTTAGCCGTCTAAATTTTGTGGGTGTCTAGTTAAGCCATTTAATACGTTAGTGTGAAAATTGCAAGTATTTGAAAAAATAAAGAGAGCATGCTCGTTATCTCAATTAGCACTGCGTGTTTTGTCAAAAATAAAAGTAATAACATCTTAATATCAGTCACTTGACAATAACATTACGAAAAAAATGTGCAACACGAAAAATAAATTGTGCGAAAGCGGGATACAAACTGCGTTTAGGCTGACTCTTTACGCCAATAAACGTGTGACTAATATTCAAACATTGATCGATGGTTCTAGGCTCGCTTGCGGAGTAATTCATCAATGTTCGGTATTTATACACAATTAAGATGATATCTTCAGTTTGAAATTGACGGGCTTGAATAACATTTCTAATATGTCGTTCAACGATGATGTAAAGATAACGAATTGTGATGAATTTCCACTTAAAAAAGTCAATAAAAAAACCTCTCCAATGGATGGGGCAAGCTGCAATATTCATAGCCATATTTATTGCGCTATCATCCTTTTTAGCAAAAGACATGTTAGAGACCGAGCATGCAATGCCAACTCTAACAAATGACCAAAATGCCACAGCACTAATTGACCTCCAGAACCCACTCACAGCTAAGCCGATAAAAGATTGGGATCAAGCTCCAAAGCATCTTGTGTATTTTTTTGCACCTTGGTGCACCGTTTGCGCATTAAGCCAACCATCTTTAGCTGCCTTTAGTATCATAAAGCCCGATATCCAAATTATTATGGTGGCGCTTGACTGGGAAACCTCACAGGCTGTGGCAGATTTCAAACAAAATCATGAATTTAAGCTCCCAGTATTGCTAGGTAATCAAGAGTTAAAGCGTCAATGGAAAATAGATGCTTATCCTAGTTATTACTTTTTGGACAGTACTGGGGAAATCATCAGTAAAGATCGCGGACTCGTTACACTCCCTGGACTATTAGCGCGCTCAATATAATCGCTAATACCCCGCGGCACTCTAAATGCTGAATGACTTAATTTAGAAAGTTAATAAATAAGAATGAGTTGGAAATTTTTAGAATAAATACGGTGAAGTGAAATATGAATAACGCTTATTGAAACTCAGGTGTTAGCTGGCTTGCTCACTACCAGAGCCAACCCACAACACTGCCGTAATTCATCAGTATAAATTGATAGATAATCGACACTTGCAATATAAGTGTTACACATTGCACGCTAGCTAACATATAATTTCGTCACTTGTATTTATTACCAATTAATTAAAGGTTTGTTATGTTTAAAAAGTTGTCGTCACTCATACTCGTTGCTACGGTAGCGTTAGTTGGCTGTTCTCCTGAACCTCAAAATACTGCTCCATCAGGTCAAGCTGATCAACAGGCCGAAAGAACAACCGAGCTTGCTCAAGTATCATACGAAGAGGGTGTTCATTATCGCCGAGTGAATGCTATTGATAGTGAAAACGCGACTAAGCCATTTATTGTTGAATATTTTTGGCTTGGCTGCCCGCACTGTCAGGCATTTGAAGCACCTCTAAATGAATTTATCGCTGACAACCAAAATTTTACTGTTGTTAAGAAACCAGCCGCTGGCAATGCGCGTTGGGCGATGGACGCAAAAATATACTACGGCCTTAAAGAGTTGGGTAAATTAAGTCACCTTGACCAATTGTTTGATCAATACCGTGACCAACCGTTGCCGTCTAAAACCAAGGTTTCTGAATTTTTGACGTCGATAGATGTTGATGCGCCGGCGTTTTGGGAGTTAGTAGATAGCAGCAATAACATTGCTCAGCATCTTAAAACCAATAACAGCGAAATGCGTGCCAATGAAATTAATGGCGTGCCGGGCATTGTGGTTAACGGTCAATACTTAGTAATGCCAAGTCGCGATGTTGATTTTTTCGCGTTAGTCACTTATTTGTCAACCAAGTAAGCAACCAATCCGCTTGAATTTGCCATTGATAGCTTGCGCCGATAGCTATCAATGGCAAGAGCGTTTTAAATAAAACGCGGATGTTGGTCAAAATATCAGTGCATGTGCAGTAACACGTATTTTTCATGGACGAGAAATTGAGCGTATAGGGATATATTCACCGCGAATTTACGTAATATGTCTCGATATCTAAATTATAATGCGCTTGCCCTGAGCTCAGGGCGAAATACTTAGTTAAGAGTATTCATCACTGGCACGGTTCAGGCTATAATGTGCGCCTTTGTTTTTGCCTAGACTTATTATGAAATTAATTTTACTTGCCAGTCTGCTGTTATCTTTTTGCGTTAGCGCGACCACTTTTACCTTTACTGCAATTCCCGATGAAGACGAGTCGCGTTTGCGTGAACGGTTTGACAAAGTGGCGGCCTACTTATCTAAGGAACTGGCTATTGATGTCAAGTACGTACCGGTTAAGTCGTACAGCGCGGCGATCAGCGCGTTTCGCAATAACCAAGTGCAATTAGCGTGGTTTGGTGGTTTGTCTGGTGTGCGAGCACGAAACTTAGTGCCAAACTCGGTCGCTATTGCTCAAGGCATTGAAGATAAATTATTTAAAAGCTACTTTATTGCCCATCAGTCGACTGGGCTAGATGCTAGCGACACCTTACCGCCAGCGATTAAAGGACTAACCTTTAGTTTTGGCTCTAAAGGCTCGACGTCGGGCCGATTAATGCCTGAGTACTTTTTACGTCAGCAGTTTGACCTTAGTCCAGAGCAACTCTTTAAACGCGTAGGTTTTAGCGGTAACCACAGCCGTACTATTGCGCTGGTTCAGTCGGGTGCATGGCAATTAGGCGTGGTTAATTATAAGGTTTGGCACAATGAATTGGCGGCGGGAAAAATCGATTTAGCTAAAGTTAAAGTGATTTGGAGCACCCCAACTTATCCTGATTACCAATGGACTATTCGCGGTGATGTTAATCAAACCTTTGGCCAAGATTTTAGCGCTAAAGTAACCGCTGCTTTACTTAATATGACCGACAAATCATTGCTTGAAAGCTTTCCGCGTCAGGGTTTTATCAAGGCACAAAATTCAGATTATGAGCCAATTAAGCGAGTTGCTAAGGCGATAAAGTTACTGTGAACACCACTGGCAAGGTGATTTTTTCGTTGGTAGAGCATGCGATAGGTTATAAAAACCAACCGGTGCTCGCCGCGGTTAATTTAACGATTAAAGCGGGTGAAACAGTCGCTATTGTCGGTGCCAGTGGCAGCGGCAAGTCATCGTTGCTAAAAACTTTATATGCACAGCAGCGCGAGCTGGCGGCATTGTGTCCGCAACAATCGATGTTAGTGACCAGCTTAAGTGTTTATCACAATATTTATATTGGCCAGCTTCAGCGCCATAATATCTTTTACAATTTGTTTAATCTGATCCGGCCTTTTCAACAACACCTGCACGATATTGGGCAGCTAACAGGACTGTTAGGGCTTAAAGCACAATTATTTAAGTCGGTCGATCGTTTGTCTGGTGGTCAGCAGCAACGCACCGCCGTTGGGCGTGCGCTGTATCAACAAAAATCAATCTTCTTAGGTGATGAGCCATTATCGAGTATTGATCCCATTCAAGGCGCAGCGTTGTTGCAGTTGATCAAACAGCGCCACCAAACCGTAGTCATTGTTTTGCACGATAAAGAAATGGCCCTTAATCAGTTTGACCGAGTGATTGCACTGGCCGATGGTCAAGTTGTTATTGATTGCGCGGCAAGCTTATTATCGGCTCAACAAATGGATGCGATTTATCAACAAGATTTTTCGGCTGCTGTCGCGGACTTAGCTTGTGATAACATTTGATACCACGGGTGCTAAGTATCGGCGCGTGTCACTTGTTATTGGCTGCATTGCTGTGGTGGCGTTATTAATTGCTGATTTAGAAATAAGCAATAACGATCCGGCGAGTGAGTTATGGCGGCTGTTGCATGGGTTAATGGTGCCATCACTTGAGCTTAACCTAACCTTGGTTGAAGCGGTTTTTAATACCATTGCGTTTGCGTTAGTTGGCTTGGCTATTGGCGCGTCGATTGGGCTGCTGCTAGCCCCTTATCATCATGTGGCGGTGATCCGTCATGTTTGTGCTTTTGTTCGGGCAATTCATGAAATATTTTGGGCCTTAATATTCCTGCAAATGTTTGGCTTGTCGGCGCTCACTGGGGTGCTGGCGATTGCGGTGCCTTATGCCGGAATTTTTGCCAAGGTGTATGACGATCTGTTAGCGCAAACTACCATTGATCGCACGCTGGTTTTTGACCCCAATTGTTCGCGCCTAAGCAGCTGGCTGTATGGGCCATTAGCCCAGTGTTGGCCAGCACTAGCACGTTATACCCGTTACCGGTTTGAGTGCGCACTGCGCAGTGCCACCGTGCTTGGTTTTATCGGCTTGCCGACCTTGGGTTATTATTTGGAAACAGCATTTAATCAAGGTTTGTATCATCAAGCCGGGGCGTTATTACTAATAATGTTTGCGTTAGTTGCGACCATTAAATGGTGGCTGCACCGCGCTTTTATTCCTGTTTATTTAATCGCTGCGCTGTGGTACTTACCGTGGCAATCGGCGCTTGAGTGGCAATATTTAGTGCGATTTGTTACCGAAGACATTATTCCTGCGCCATTAAAAACCGATAATTGGCTGTTCAGTGATTTGTTGCAATGGCTTAATCAGCTGTGGTTACATCAAATATTACCCGGCGGCTGGGCGACGTTAGTGTTGTCGGTTGCGGCTTTGCTGGTCACGGCTTTAGTCAGTTTAACCTTATGGCCTTTTGCGAGTCGGATGTTAGTTGGCCGAGGGCAGGTGGTTGGTCATGGGCTGCTCATTGTGCTGCGCTCAACCCCAGAGCTTATTTTTACCTTTGTGATCACCTTGGTGATTGGGCCGTCGATGTTACCGGCCATTATTGCGTTAGCGTTGCACAATGGTGGCATTATTGCTTATTTACTAGCGCGTTCAGCCGATCGGCTAGAATTGCGAGATGACCATGCCAGCGGGGTTAACTTGTGGGCCTATGAATTGCAGCCTGCGTTATATCCGAGTTTTCTGACCTTTTTGTTTTACCGCTTTGAAGTTATTTTGCGTGAAAGTGCCATTCTTGGCATGTTAGGCATTACGACCTTAGGTTTTTATATCGATTCAGCCTTTGAAGCGCTGTTTTTTGATGTTGCCTGTATCCTAATTTTAGTGACTGCACTGTTAAATATGCTGGTTAATCAGCTATCGATTAAGCTGCGGCGCTATTTTGATTTAGACAAATTAGTGCTAGTTTAAGCACTGTATTACCCGTAATTTTAATCACTCATATTCGTGTTGAAGGAAGATCTCATGTCGGAACAATTTATAAAATGCAAGGCGGCAGTAGCTTGGGGGCCCGGCCAGCCCTTGGTCATTGAAGAAGTCGATGTCATGTTGCCTAAAGCGGGTGAAGTTTTAGTTAAAATTATCGCCAGTGGCGTTTGTCATACTGACGCTTTCACTTTGTCGGGTGATGATCCTGAAGGGATTTTTCCGGTTATTTTAGGTCATGAAGGCGGCGGAGTTGTTAGCCAAATAGGCGAGGGCGTTACCAGTGTTAAAGTAGGGGATCACGTGATCCCACTTTATACCCCGGAATGTGGCGAGTGTAAATTTTGTTTGTCGGGCAAAACTAATTTATGTCAAAAAATTAGAGAGACCCAAGGCAAAGGGGTAATGCCCGATGGTACGACCCGTTTTTATAAAGATGGTCAGCCTATTTACCACTACATGGGCTGTTCGACATTTTCTGAATATACCGTGTTACCCGAAATTTCTTTGGCTAAGGTTAACCCAACTGCGCCACTAGAAGAGGTGTGTTTACTCGGTTGTGGTGTTACCACTGGCATGGGCGCGGTGCTTAATACGGCCAAGGTTCAACCTGGCGATACTGTGGCAATCTTTGGTTTAGGCGGTATTGGTCTGTCGGCAGTCATTGGCGCAACCATGGCTAAAGCGTCGCGGATTATTGCAATAGATGTTAACGATCGTAAGTTTGAGTTGGCCAAAGAACTGGGCGCAACAGACTGTATTAATCCAAACGATTACGACAAGCCAATTCAAGATGTGATTGTTGAATTGACCGACGGCGGCGTTGATTTCTCGTTTGAATGCATTGGCAATGTCAATGTGATGCGCTCAGCGCTTGAATGCTGCCATAAAGGGTGGGGCGAGTCGGTAATTATTGGGGTTGCCGGAGCTGGCCAAGAAATAACAACTCGACCATTTCAATTAGTGACCGGGCGCGTTTGGCGTGGCACTGCATTTGGTGGGGTTAAAGGGCGTTCTGAGTTACCGCAAATAGTAGAACAGTATTTAGCGGGTGAATTTAAGCTTGATGACTTTATTACCCACACCATGGCACTAAGTGAAATTAACACCGCTTTTGATTTGATGCATGCGGGCGAAAGTATCCGCTCGGTAATTCATTTCGATAAATAAGCTTTGAAATAATGCTTTAGCTTAAGGTATTATTTGGGCCATTAATTAGAAATACGCTAAATAGATAGTCCGCCTCGTTATAACTGCGCCCAAAAGCTAGCTGTAACGAGGCGGCTGAAGCGCTAGGAAGTAAAATGCAAATTGAACAACTTATTCAGGCGATGTCACCCGCGGTATATGAAATTCTTAAACAAGCGGTGGAAACCGGAAAATGGCCCAATGGTATTGCATTAGCAGCCGATCAGAAAACCCAAGCCACTCAAGCAATGATGTTATATCAGGGGACTCACCTTGAACAAACAGACCATTTCACGATTGGTAAAAATGGCGTGTTTAATAATCACAGTAAGTCGCAGTTACGTCGCCAATTTCGTGATGAAGAATCAATTGTTACGGTAAAGCTAAACGACAACTAATTTTTTGTCTGAGATATGCTGACTTTTCTTGTATTAGCGCGGTGTAATCAACACAGCGTTAATACAGTACTCATACCGCACTCATATCGTAGTTAGCGAGCTTATTGCTTAATTGGTCAATTCGCCACGCAGGTTTTGACTCATCAATTGCTTTATTTCGTCTGAATTTAAGCCTTTGCTTAATAACCAGTGCAACTTAGTTAATGCCGCTTCAATCGTCATATCATACCCACTAATCACGCCACATTTCTTCAGTGCATTGCCTGTTGCATAACCAGACATATTAACACTGCCACGGTGACACTGGCTAAGATTAACAATAACAATGCCGTCCTTATTCGCTTGAGACAGCTGTCCTAACAAACCGGGATCTTGTGGGGCGTTGCCGACACCATAACTTAACATCACTAACGCTTTGACGGGCTGTTTAATGATATTGGCGACAACATCGCTGCTGATCCCAGGATAAAGCATCACAACACCGATTGGTTGTTCGCTAATGTTTTCAAATATGAGAGGTTGTGGCACCACTTTGGCTATTTTACCTTCGACGAGCTCAATGTTGATCCCAACTTTTAATAACTCAGGTAAATTTGGCGAGTCAAAGGCATTAAAGCCGTCGGCATAAGCTTTAGTCGAACGATTAC is part of the Gammaproteobacteria bacterium genome and encodes:
- a CDS encoding thioredoxin fold domain-containing protein produces the protein MNFHLKKSIKKPLQWMGQAAIFIAIFIALSSFLAKDMLETEHAMPTLTNDQNATALIDLQNPLTAKPIKDWDQAPKHLVYFFAPWCTVCALSQPSLAAFSIIKPDIQIIMVALDWETSQAVADFKQNHEFKLPVLLGNQELKRQWKIDAYPSYYFLDSTGEIISKDRGLVTLPGLLARSI
- a CDS encoding DsbA family protein — encoded protein: MFKKLSSLILVATVALVGCSPEPQNTAPSGQADQQAERTTELAQVSYEEGVHYRRVNAIDSENATKPFIVEYFWLGCPHCQAFEAPLNEFIADNQNFTVVKKPAAGNARWAMDAKIYYGLKELGKLSHLDQLFDQYRDQPLPSKTKVSEFLTSIDVDAPAFWELVDSSNNIAQHLKTNNSEMRANEINGVPGIVVNGQYLVMPSRDVDFFALVTYLSTK
- a CDS encoding putative selenate ABC transporter substrate-binding protein translates to MKLILLASLLLSFCVSATTFTFTAIPDEDESRLRERFDKVAAYLSKELAIDVKYVPVKSYSAAISAFRNNQVQLAWFGGLSGVRARNLVPNSVAIAQGIEDKLFKSYFIAHQSTGLDASDTLPPAIKGLTFSFGSKGSTSGRLMPEYFLRQQFDLSPEQLFKRVGFSGNHSRTIALVQSGAWQLGVVNYKVWHNELAAGKIDLAKVKVIWSTPTYPDYQWTIRGDVNQTFGQDFSAKVTAALLNMTDKSLLESFPRQGFIKAQNSDYEPIKRVAKAIKLL
- a CDS encoding ATP-binding cassette domain-containing protein is translated as MFSLVEHAIGYKNQPVLAAVNLTIKAGETVAIVGASGSGKSSLLKTLYAQQRELAALCPQQSMLVTSLSVYHNIYIGQLQRHNIFYNLFNLIRPFQQHLHDIGQLTGLLGLKAQLFKSVDRLSGGQQQRTAVGRALYQQKSIFLGDEPLSSIDPIQGAALLQLIKQRHQTVVIVLHDKEMALNQFDRVIALADGQVVIDCAASLLSAQQMDAIYQQDFSAAVADLACDNI
- a CDS encoding ABC transporter permease; protein product: MITFDTTGAKYRRVSLVIGCIAVVALLIADLEISNNDPASELWRLLHGLMVPSLELNLTLVEAVFNTIAFALVGLAIGASIGLLLAPYHHVAVIRHVCAFVRAIHEIFWALIFLQMFGLSALTGVLAIAVPYAGIFAKVYDDLLAQTTIDRTLVFDPNCSRLSSWLYGPLAQCWPALARYTRYRFECALRSATVLGFIGLPTLGYYLETAFNQGLYHQAGALLLIMFALVATIKWWLHRAFIPVYLIAALWYLPWQSALEWQYLVRFVTEDIIPAPLKTDNWLFSDLLQWLNQLWLHQILPGGWATLVLSVAALLVTALVSLTLWPFASRMLVGRGQVVGHGLLIVLRSTPELIFTFVITLVIGPSMLPAIIALALHNGGIIAYLLARSADRLELRDDHASGVNLWAYELQPALYPSFLTFLFYRFEVILRESAILGMLGITTLGFYIDSAFEALFFDVACILILVTALLNMLVNQLSIKLRRYFDLDKLVLV
- a CDS encoding S-(hydroxymethyl)glutathione dehydrogenase/class III alcohol dehydrogenase, giving the protein MKCKAAVAWGPGQPLVIEEVDVMLPKAGEVLVKIIASGVCHTDAFTLSGDDPEGIFPVILGHEGGGVVSQIGEGVTSVKVGDHVIPLYTPECGECKFCLSGKTNLCQKIRETQGKGVMPDGTTRFYKDGQPIYHYMGCSTFSEYTVLPEISLAKVNPTAPLEEVCLLGCGVTTGMGAVLNTAKVQPGDTVAIFGLGGIGLSAVIGATMAKASRIIAIDVNDRKFELAKELGATDCINPNDYDKPIQDVIVELTDGGVDFSFECIGNVNVMRSALECCHKGWGESVIIGVAGAGQEITTRPFQLVTGRVWRGTAFGGVKGRSELPQIVEQYLAGEFKLDDFITHTMALSEINTAFDLMHAGESIRSVIHFDK
- a CDS encoding DUF1315 family protein, with translation MQIEQLIQAMSPAVYEILKQAVETGKWPNGIALAADQKTQATQAMMLYQGTHLEQTDHFTIGKNGVFNNHSKSQLRRQFRDEESIVTVKLNDN
- the ansA gene encoding asparaginase — protein: MTKKKIYIAYTGGTIGMTLSPEGFVPQTGFLTECVTNNPEFSREEMPDFTINEYSPLIDSSNMKPADWQRIAQDIASVYDQYDGFIILHGTDTMAYTASALSFVFQNLTKPVIVTGSQIPFSQLRSDGQSNLLNSLYLAANYRINEVSLFFNNRLMRGNRSTKAYADGFNAFDSPNLPELLKVGINIELVEGKIAKVVPQPLIFENISEQPIGVVMLYPGISSDVVANIIKQPVKALVMLSYGVGNAPQDPGLLGQLSQANKDGIVIVNLSQCHRGSVNMSGYATGNALKKCGVISGYDMTIEAALTKLHWLLSKGLNSDEIKQLMSQNLRGELTN